One genomic segment of Styela clava chromosome 3, kaStyClav1.hap1.2, whole genome shotgun sequence includes these proteins:
- the LOC120342603 gene encoding FERRY endosomal RAB5 effector complex subunit 3-like isoform X2: MVLLQDCPDPYYERTFTYTFSNRDDQSKKTFTLQLNISEPQNIDELSSRIAGHHNMPCFVEGNLKEALNKFVESEKIKLSHDVSMKRIERFNQNPVNAAEIEKSVAMKYGKTWAGFTKFRGFDDNGEFSTMYHKLIHSQAMYILLSLEENYYHCVQKVISDQENSMLKLRERQELEMQRACEHINSSLYTEADVNELADKQSADTERLLGDWRKKYAKQVENQRKEYRNVVSRLYAEMIANDGKVDEHGHTYNEVKKILDLSSKSSDINILSPYVAQQHEPRSGKQVQKGSKSAVTNDSLVENVDEISSDGNFNAARLEESFTINLGAQMKTMHNIRLIAAPILQYCRHSNQSGDVQAQRLQTILSLYSNSLSGLILLSDNSIDSVSGLKSEFSSICEESTEFHFPQYREQLTEIKSRSVADGTFQDGDFYVTKHSNLSKVHIVFHLAANTSSLRSSESSATMSSRHSVILGLRHILKVMSSHDVGTLSVPILLCHELSAKNDEAWIVKRAELVMKCLKGFMMEMAAWDGGISRTMQFVVPPDISDRTFYRLSAMLPEIFRTTSARNLTSSKVSSSASQNKH, translated from the exons ATGGTGCTCTTACAAGACTGTCCAGATCCATATTATGAGAGAACATTTACTTACACATTTTCTAATAGAGATGATCAATCTAAAAAAACGTTCACTCTTCAACTTAATATTTCTGAGCCACAAAATATAGATGAACTTTCATCGCGTATTGCTGGACACCATAATATGCCTTGCTTTGTGGAAGGAA ATCTGAAAGAGGCGTTAAACAAATTCGTTGAATcagaaaaaatcaaactttcACATGATGTATCTATGAAACGGATTGAAAGATTTAACCAAAATCCTGTTAATGCtgcagaaattgaaaaaagtgtgGCTATGAAATACGGAAAG ACATGGGCTGGGTTTACGAAGTTTAGAGGTTTCGACGATAATGGAGAATTTTCAACAATGTATCATAAACTTATTCATTCTCAAGCTAtgtatattcttttgtcactcGAAGAAAATTACTATCATTGTGTGCAAAAG GTCATCAGTGATCAAGAGAATTCTATGTTGAAATTACGTGAAAGACAAGAGTTGGAAATGCAACGTGCTTGCGAACATATTAACAGTTCATTATATACTGAAGCTGATGTAAATGAACTGGCCGATAAACAGAGTGCTGATACAGAG AGATTGCTTGGAGATTGGAGAAAAAAATATGCTAAGCAAGTAGAAAATCAAAGAAAAGAATACAGGAATGTTGTATCAAGACTATATGCTGAAATGATAGCTAACGATGGAAAAGTTGATGAACATGGCCACACTTA TAACGAAGTGAAGAAAATACTTGATCTCTCATCAAAAAGTAgcgatataaatattttgtcaCCGTATGTTGCTCAGCAGCATGAACCTAGATCTGGCAAGCAGGTTCAAAAAGG ATCCAAAAGTGCTGTAACGAATGATAGTCTTGTAGAAAACGTTGATGAGATATCGTCAGATGGAAATTTTAATGCCGCTCGTTTGGAAGAAAGCTTTACTATCAATCTGGGCGCCCAAATGAAGACAATGCACAATATACGTCTTATTGCAGCCCCAATACTACAATACTGTCGTCACAGTAACCAGTCTGG GGATGTGCAGGCACAAAGACTTCAAACTATATTATCACTTTACTCTAACTCATTATCAGGACTCATTCTACTTTCTGATAATTCCATCGATTCTGTGAGTGGACTGAAATCAG aattttcttcaatttgtgaAGAATCAACTGAATTTCATTTTCCTCAGTATAGGGAGCAGTTGACTGAAATTAAATCCAG GTCTGTAGCAGACGGAACATTTCAAGATGGAGATTTTTATGTCACAAAGCATTCAAATTTGTCGAAAGTTCACATTGTGTTTCATCTTGCTGCGAACACCTCTTCTTTACGGTCATCAGAATCTTCTGCTACCATGTCATCTCGGCATTCTGTTATACTTGGATTGAGACATATTTTGAAG GTAATGTCAAGTCATGATGTTGGAACACTAAGTGTTCCTATATTACTCTGTCATGAATTATCTGCTAAAAATGATGAAGCGTGGATTGTTAAACGTGCAGAACTTGTAATGAAATGTTTAAAAG GTTTCATGATGGAAATGGCGGCTTGGGACGGTGGAATATCAAGAACAATGCAATTTGTGGTTCCCCCTGATATTAGTGACCGAACGTTCTATCGCTTGTCAGCGATGCTTCCAGAGATATTCCGCACAACTTCTGCAAGAAATTTAACATCCTCGAAGGTATCTTCTTCTGCATCTCAAAACAAGCATTAA
- the LOC120342603 gene encoding FERRY endosomal RAB5 effector complex subunit 3-like isoform X1: MFFANKCVRSYLSCGLLKCINPAWFSEWRMVLLQDCPDPYYERTFTYTFSNRDDQSKKTFTLQLNISEPQNIDELSSRIAGHHNMPCFVEGNLKEALNKFVESEKIKLSHDVSMKRIERFNQNPVNAAEIEKSVAMKYGKTWAGFTKFRGFDDNGEFSTMYHKLIHSQAMYILLSLEENYYHCVQKVISDQENSMLKLRERQELEMQRACEHINSSLYTEADVNELADKQSADTERLLGDWRKKYAKQVENQRKEYRNVVSRLYAEMIANDGKVDEHGHTYNEVKKILDLSSKSSDINILSPYVAQQHEPRSGKQVQKGSKSAVTNDSLVENVDEISSDGNFNAARLEESFTINLGAQMKTMHNIRLIAAPILQYCRHSNQSGDVQAQRLQTILSLYSNSLSGLILLSDNSIDSVSGLKSEFSSICEESTEFHFPQYREQLTEIKSRSVADGTFQDGDFYVTKHSNLSKVHIVFHLAANTSSLRSSESSATMSSRHSVILGLRHILKVMSSHDVGTLSVPILLCHELSAKNDEAWIVKRAELVMKCLKGFMMEMAAWDGGISRTMQFVVPPDISDRTFYRLSAMLPEIFRTTSARNLTSSKVSSSASQNKH; the protein is encoded by the exons ATGTTTTTTGCTAATAAATGTGTTCGATCTT ACTTGTCCTGCGGCCTACTTAAATGTATTAACCCAGCTTGGTTCAGTGAATGGAGAATGGTGCTCTTACAAGACTGTCCAGATCCATATTATGAGAGAACATTTACTTACACATTTTCTAATAGAGATGATCAATCTAAAAAAACGTTCACTCTTCAACTTAATATTTCTGAGCCACAAAATATAGATGAACTTTCATCGCGTATTGCTGGACACCATAATATGCCTTGCTTTGTGGAAGGAA ATCTGAAAGAGGCGTTAAACAAATTCGTTGAATcagaaaaaatcaaactttcACATGATGTATCTATGAAACGGATTGAAAGATTTAACCAAAATCCTGTTAATGCtgcagaaattgaaaaaagtgtgGCTATGAAATACGGAAAG ACATGGGCTGGGTTTACGAAGTTTAGAGGTTTCGACGATAATGGAGAATTTTCAACAATGTATCATAAACTTATTCATTCTCAAGCTAtgtatattcttttgtcactcGAAGAAAATTACTATCATTGTGTGCAAAAG GTCATCAGTGATCAAGAGAATTCTATGTTGAAATTACGTGAAAGACAAGAGTTGGAAATGCAACGTGCTTGCGAACATATTAACAGTTCATTATATACTGAAGCTGATGTAAATGAACTGGCCGATAAACAGAGTGCTGATACAGAG AGATTGCTTGGAGATTGGAGAAAAAAATATGCTAAGCAAGTAGAAAATCAAAGAAAAGAATACAGGAATGTTGTATCAAGACTATATGCTGAAATGATAGCTAACGATGGAAAAGTTGATGAACATGGCCACACTTA TAACGAAGTGAAGAAAATACTTGATCTCTCATCAAAAAGTAgcgatataaatattttgtcaCCGTATGTTGCTCAGCAGCATGAACCTAGATCTGGCAAGCAGGTTCAAAAAGG ATCCAAAAGTGCTGTAACGAATGATAGTCTTGTAGAAAACGTTGATGAGATATCGTCAGATGGAAATTTTAATGCCGCTCGTTTGGAAGAAAGCTTTACTATCAATCTGGGCGCCCAAATGAAGACAATGCACAATATACGTCTTATTGCAGCCCCAATACTACAATACTGTCGTCACAGTAACCAGTCTGG GGATGTGCAGGCACAAAGACTTCAAACTATATTATCACTTTACTCTAACTCATTATCAGGACTCATTCTACTTTCTGATAATTCCATCGATTCTGTGAGTGGACTGAAATCAG aattttcttcaatttgtgaAGAATCAACTGAATTTCATTTTCCTCAGTATAGGGAGCAGTTGACTGAAATTAAATCCAG GTCTGTAGCAGACGGAACATTTCAAGATGGAGATTTTTATGTCACAAAGCATTCAAATTTGTCGAAAGTTCACATTGTGTTTCATCTTGCTGCGAACACCTCTTCTTTACGGTCATCAGAATCTTCTGCTACCATGTCATCTCGGCATTCTGTTATACTTGGATTGAGACATATTTTGAAG GTAATGTCAAGTCATGATGTTGGAACACTAAGTGTTCCTATATTACTCTGTCATGAATTATCTGCTAAAAATGATGAAGCGTGGATTGTTAAACGTGCAGAACTTGTAATGAAATGTTTAAAAG GTTTCATGATGGAAATGGCGGCTTGGGACGGTGGAATATCAAGAACAATGCAATTTGTGGTTCCCCCTGATATTAGTGACCGAACGTTCTATCGCTTGTCAGCGATGCTTCCAGAGATATTCCGCACAACTTCTGCAAGAAATTTAACATCCTCGAAGGTATCTTCTTCTGCATCTCAAAACAAGCATTAA